The following DNA comes from Sphingopyxis sp. BSN-002.
CAAGCGTGTCGCCGGTGATCGCGGTCGCGGCGATCGGAACGTCATTCAGCGTTTCTTCGCGCTTGCGTGCGGTCACGACGATCATGCCGGCTTCGTCGGCGGCGGGAGCGGTCGTCTCGCTCTGCGCCTGCGCGGGCATCGCCATCATCGCGGCGAATGCGACGGTCGAAACAAGGGCAAATCGGATCTTGGTCATCAGGCATCCCCAAAAGAGGCGGTCCGGGCCGCCCTGCGAGGACCTATATGACAGCTTTTCAACCTGTAAGAAAGGTCATCAATTTTGCCGATCGGCAGAGGGCCTTTGCCGAGGCTGGAAGGGTTTGGAATATATGGAGAATTACTCGTCGTTCCCGCGAGGGCAGGAATCCAGCTCCTGAAGCCGCGCGGGAAAAATCTGGATTCCCGCCTTCGCGGAAATGAAGAGGAAAGCTTACTTCGGCAGAAATTCCGCCGCCGGCATCACCGGCTCGTACACCGCTTCGCCGCGCGCGAGCTGATAGACCTGCCGGTCATTCCCGAATTCGGCCCACGGCAAAGTCCCGCTGCGCCCGAACCCGGCCCAGATATCGTGCACCCGCTCGGCAAGCTCTTCGGGCGGCGCCTCGCCTGCCAGCCCGTCCGGCCCCGTCGCGCACGCCAGCGTCTTGAAGACGAAGGGCAGCTCGATCCCGTGGCAGGCGCCGAGTTCGCCGCCGCACGCGGGCGACTGCCACTCGAACTCGTACATCCACGTCCTGCCCCGATGCGCAGCGGCATATTGCCGCGCCGGCCAGCGGAAGACGAAATCGTTGAGCGCCCAGGTCAGCGCATCGCCCGGCCGCACGTCCTTCTGCTTGAAGCCATAAGCCATCAACGCCTGTTTCGCGTTCGGCAGCGACCGCCCGACGAGCCAGCGCGTCAGCAGCCCGCCGATCTTCTTCCGCACGCCCGTCGGCACGAAATAGAGGTTCATCTCGTCGGCGTTGCTGCCGATCAGCACCTCGACATCGGCGCCCGCTCCCTTGCGCAGCGCGTCGATCGGCTTTTCGGGCAGCACATCGTCGCCATGGACGGGGATGAAGCGGCTGATCCCGAACACCGGCTCATGTCCGTCGGCATCGCGCAGGTCGATCGCCCACGGCTTGCCGACCTTCTCGATCGCCGCTGCCGCTGCGTCGTTCGATACGGTTCGGAACCCGTCGGCATCGGGCGTCACCCGCAAGATCTTCGCGAGCTTCTTCACCAGCCGCTGCGCGATGCCGATATCGCGCACCATTGCGCCGTGCCCGCTTTCGATGATCGCGCGCCGGAACAGCCCTTTCGCGAGCGGTGAGGTCACCAGATCGGCGATGGCCATCGCGCCGGCGCTTTCGCCGAAGACGGTGACGTTTGCGGCGTCACCACCGAACGCTCCGATATTCCGCTGCACCCAGCCGAGCGCGAAGAGCATGTCGCGCAGGCCGAGATTGGTCGGCACGCCGGGTACGGGCAGAAAACCGTCGATCCCCATCCGGTAATTGATCGCGACGCAGACGATCCCCGACCGCGCGAAGGCCGACCCGTCGTGCACTGGCGCATCCTTGCTGCCGACGACGAAGCCGCCGCCATGGATGAATACCATGACCGGAGCGCCCGCCGCATCCTTCGGCGCCCAGATATTGGCCCGCAGATAGTCGCCATCGCCGCCGTCGCTGCCCGAACCGATCAGCGGCGTCGGGTCGATCATCGGAAAGGGCCGGACCGGATGCGGGGCGCCCGGGCCCGGGTCGACCATGTCGCGCACCCCGTCCCACGGCTTCGCCGGTTGCGGCAGTTCGAAGCGCACCGGCGGCGCGGCATAGGGAATTCCGAGATAGCGGACGATATCGCCGTCGAGCGCGCCGCGCACGGCACCGCTCTCGATCTGGACGGGCGGGGCGAAGGCGATCGGATCGGTCATGCCGGACAGCCTAGCACCGGCACCGCGCGAAAGCCCACCGCCGAGCTTTTGCCCGAAGGCGCAAAGACTATGCCCGGCGCGCCTCGGCGAGTTCGGCGGCGAGGGTCTGGACGAGCTTGGCCGCGGGCATCGGCCGGATCAGCGGCGCCCCCTGCCCCGCCCATTGGGCACCATAGCCGAATTCGCCGCGCGCCTTCGCGGCGGCATGAAGCGCTTTGCCGAGGTCGTAGGCGATCGGATAGTCCGGGATATCTCCAGCCGGGACGACCTCGCCAAGTTCCGCGAAGCGATTGCGAAGCCCCCGCGCCGGCCGGCCCGATATCGCACGGATCATCACCGTATGCTGCGCGGCGTCGCTCGCGAGTGCGGCGCGATAGGCGGCATCAGCAAGACTCTCGTCGGTGGTGACGAACGCCGTGCCGAGCTGCGCCGCCGCGGCGCCCAGTTCGAGCGCTGCCGCAATTCCGCGCCCGTCCATGATCCCGCCCGCTGCGATGATCGGCAGATCGATCGCGGCGACGAGCAGCCGCGTCAGCGCAGCCGTGCCGAGCTGCTCATCGGGCGCATCGGGATCGAACATCCCGCGATGGCCGCCCGCTTCCCAGCCCTGCGCAACGATCGCATCGACGCCCTCATCGGCGGCGGCTCGCGCCTCGGCGAGGCTCGTCGCCGAGGCGAACAGCAGGATACCGGCGTCGCGAAGCGCCGCGATCGCCGACGCCGGCGGCAGGCCGAAATGAAAGCTCACGACGCGCGGCTTTTCCCCGACGAGAAGCGCGAGCATCGCCTCATCCTCGACGAAGCTGCGGTATATTTCGCGAAGCGCCGTCGGCGGCTCGGCATCATGGTCCGCAAAGACCGGCCGCAACCGCTCGATCCACGCCGACTCTTTAGCGGCATAGGCAACCGCCGGCCGGTGGCAGAAGAGGTTGATGTTGAACGGCCGCCCCGTCCGCGCCTTCACTTCGGCGATCATCGCCCGCGCGCCGTCGGCATCGGTCGCGCCGACAGCGATCGAGCCGAGCGCCCCCGCCTCGCTCACCGCCGCCGCCATCGCGGGCGACGACACGCCCGCCATCGGCGCCTGCACGATCGGCAGGTCGATTCCGATGCGATCGAGCAGGCTCACGAGCTCAGGGCCGGCGCAGCAGCGAGACCGTGCCGTGGCCGCCGTCGGCGCAGACGCTGACGATTGCCCATGAACCCGAGGGTTTGCCCCACAGTTCCTTCACCGCCTGGCTGAGGTCGCGCGCGCCGGTCGCGGCGAACGGATGGCCGATCGCGACCGAGCCGCCGTTCGGATTGACGCGGTCCCACGGGAAGGACCCGAAATCGAAATCGACGCCCGCGCGCTCCTTGGTCCAGCCGGGCTTTTCGAGCGCAGCGACATTGGCGAGCACCTGTGCCGCGAAGGCCTCGTGGATCTCCCACAGCGCGACATCCTCATAGCGCAGCCCGTGCCGCGCGAGCAGCCGCGGGATTGCGAAGCTCGGCGCCATCAGCAGCCCGTCGACATGATGGTCGACCGCCGCGATCTCATGATCGACGAGTTCTGCATGCGGCGTACCCTGGGGCAGCTTGCCGAGCCCCGCTTCGGTCGCGACCCACAGCGCTGCCGCCCCGTCGGTGATCGGCGAGCTGTTGCCCGCGGTGAGCGAGCCCTTGTCCGACTTGTCGAACGCGGGCGGCAGCGATGCGAGCTTCTCCGCCGAGGTGTCGGCGCGCGGGTTCGCGTCGCGCGCGATTTCGGGAAGCGGCACGACCAGATCGTCGAAGAAGCCGTTTTCCCAACCTGCGACCGCGCGCTGGTGGCTCTTCAGCGACCAGTCGTCCTGCGCCTCGCGGGTGATGCCCCACTCCTGCGCGGTCTCTTCCATATGATCGCCCATCGTGCGTCCGGTGATGCGGTTCGCCCAGCCCTTGCCCGGCAGCGACAGGTCGTCCGCGGTCAGCGCCTGCAGCGCTGCGACCGCCGCGGGCGGATCGGTGCGGAACAGCTTCACGATCCGCTTCGACACGTCGAGCTTCAGCCCGATCGGGGGATTGCTCATCACCTCGGCGCCGCCGACGAGCGCGAGTTCGGCCGAACCGCCGAGCATCCCCGCCGCCGCGAAGGCCGCAATCATGCTTGTCGAGCAGGCAAGCACAGCGGAGAAGGCGGGCACCGTCGGGTCGAGTTTGGCATCAAGCCAGACTTCGCGTCCGATATTGCTCCAGCCGAGGCTGGGGATCACAGTGCCCCATACGAACAGGTCGGGTCGCGCCTTCGCCGCCATCGCCTGCACGAGCGGCACCGACAGGCTGATGGCATCATGATCGGCAAGCGCGCCGCCGCCGCGTCCGAAGGGCGTGCGAAGGCCGGGGGCAAGATAAATCTTCTGGGCGAAACGCTGCATGATCAGTCTCCGAAAGACCGCGGCGGCATGGCCGCGCGCAGACGATATTGGCGGACGCCCCGAAACGGACAAGGGGGCGCTGGACGATTGCGTATCGCGCATTGCCGATTGTCGATACCATGCTTAGGTGTGAGCGCGCGCAGCCGGGAAGGCCATCATGGACCGCATCGATGCGATGAAGATCTTCGTGACGGCGGTCGACGAAGGCAGCCTTGCGGGCGCTGCCCGGAAACTCCGCCGCTCGCCCACCGCGGTCGGCCGCGCGATCGCCTCGCTCGAGATGCATGTCGGCGCCGAGCTGCTCCACCGCACGACACGCTCGATCCGCCTCAGCGACGCCGGCGTCCGTTATGCCGAGGCGTGCCGCCGCATCCTCTCCGAACTCGAAGAGGCCGACATCCTCGCCGGCGGCGAACGCACCGCGCCGCGCGGAATGCTGACGCTCACCGCACCGCCGATCGGCGGCGAGGAGTTGCTGCGCCCGATCCTCGATGCGTTTCTCGATGAATATCCGATGGTCTCGGCGCAGCTGCTGCTCGTCGATCGCGCGGTCAATCTGGTCGACGAGGGCGTCGATATCGCGCTGCGGGTCGGTCTGCTCCCCGATTCGGCGCTCGTCGCGACGCGCGTCGGCGAGGGTGTGCGCCGCGTCATCGTCGCCTCGCCCAGCTACCTCGCCGAACATCCGCCGATCACCGACCCCGCCGACCTTGCAAGCCACCAGATCGTCTCGCTCACCCATTTCGGCCTCCAGTCGTGGAGCTTCGGCGAGAGCCCGGCGCGAACGGTCCATTTTACCCCGCGGCTGATCGTCAACAGCGTCCGCGCCGCGGTCGCGTCAGCGGTGGCCGGCCGCGGCCTCGCGCGCGTCTATTCCTATCATATTGCCGAAGAGGTGAAGCTGGGGCGGCTGCAGGTCGTGCTCGCCGATGCCGAGCCGCCGGTCCAGCCCGCGCATCTGCTGACCCCGGCAGGCCGGCTGTCGGTGCCGAAGGTTCGCGCCTTCACCGATTTCGCCGCGCCGCGCCTCCGCGCCGCCTTCGCGAGGCTGGCGATCGACGCGCAGGCGCTCTGACCATTATAGCGATATCCGGTGGAATGATCGCCGTTTATCGACAATTATCATCCAATCTGATCGAGCCTAATTTCCACGGGCTGGCGCAGGAACGCGCCGACCGGCCGCCAGATGCGACCGCAGCTTTTGGAACTGGAGTATCGATCATGACCACCGGACAGAAAGTCGCCGTCATCACCGGCGCATCGCAGGGCATCGGCGCCGCGCTCGTCCATGCCTATCTCGACCGCGGCTACAAGGTCGTCGCGACCTCGCGCTCGATCCAGCCGTCGACCAATCCCGACGTGCTGACGATCGCGGACGACATCGGCGATCCCGCGACAGGCCCGCGCGTGATCGCGGCGGCGATCGAACATTTCGGCCGCATCGACACGCTGATCAACAATGCCGGCATTTTCGTCGCGAGCCCCTTCACCGGCTATAGCGCGCAGCAATATGCCGACGTCGTGTCGACGAACCTCGACGGCTTCTTCTACATCACGCAGGCGGCTCTCGCCGAAATGGAAAAGCAGGGCCGCGGCCATATCGCGAGCATCACGACCAGCCTTGTCGACCATCCGCTGTCGCAGGTCCCCTCGGTCCTCGCCTCGCTGTCGAAGGGCGGCATCAACGCCGCGACGAAGAGCCTCGCGATCGAATATGCCGCGCGCGGCATCCGCGTGAACGCCGTGTCGCCGGGAATCATCAAGACCCCGATGCACACGCCCGAAACGCACGACTTCCTCTCGGCCCTCCATCCCGTCGGCCGGATGGGCGAAATTTCGGACATCGTCGACGCGGTGCTGTATCTTGAGGGCGCCCCGTTCGTGACGGGCGAGATTCTCCATGTCGATGGCGGCCAGGCCGCCGGCCACTGATCGCAGCCCCCAGCGAGGAGAAAGACGATGCCGATCGTTACCGTACAGGTCACCAGGGAAGGCACCGAGCCCGGTGTCTACCATGTCACTGCCGAACAGAAGGCCGCCATCTTCAAGGGCATGAGCCAGGTGCTCTTCGATGTTCTCGGCAAGCCGCCCGAATGGACCTGGGTCGTCTTCCAGGAAGTCGAGATGGAAGATTGGGGCTGGGGCGGAATGCCCGTCGCCGAATATCGCAAGCGGATGGCGCAGCGATCGGGCTGACCAACGAACCGCAGCACAAACACCGGGGTCGCGCACGTCGCGGCCCCTCTTTTTCAAAAGGACGACGCGCTTGACCGACCCGCACCAGATCCCCGCCGCGCTGCGGAGCCTGAGCCTCCGCCCGCTGTTCGCGATGAACGTCGCGGTCGGCACGATCCACGCGCCCGGCGGGCCGCGCGGGACCGAGATGCGCGTTGGCGACGTCACCGGCGGCCATTTCTCCGGCGACCGGCTGTCGGGTATCATCCAGCCCGGCGGCACCGACTGGCAGACGCTACGTGACGACGGCACGATCCTGCTTGACGCGCGGATCGTCCTGCAAACCGAAGACGGCGCGTCGATCGCGATGCAATATGAAGGCATCCGCCGCGGCCACCCCGAGGTGATGGCGCGCCTCGCCGCGGGTGAGCCCGTCGATCCTGCCGATTATTATTTCCGCACCATGCCGCGCTTCACGACCGCGGCGCCGCGCTATCGCTGGCTCAACGACATCCTTGCCGTCGGCACCGGCCACCGCTTGCCGCACGGTCCGGTCTACCAGATTTTCGAGATTCTTTAGGCCGCCAAAAAAAAATCGCATCCGCCCGCTTGCAATCCGACGAGCATCATCTATTTAGATCGTATCCGATCTTATCGGACAAGCTGTAAAGGAACCCCCAATGAGCACCACGATCGACAAGACCCTCTATACCGCCCACACGCACACGACGGGCGGCCGCACCGGCGCCGCACGCAGCAACGATGGCCGTCTCGATATCGAATTCGCGCAGCCCGGCACTCCCGGCAACGGCACCAATCCCGAACAGCTGTTCGCGGCCGGCTGGTCGGCCTGCTTCATCGGCGCCATGGGTCTCGTCGCCGGCAAGCTGAAGGTCCAGCTTCCCGCCGATCTCGCCGTCGATGCCGAAGTCGACCTCGGCACCAACGAAGGCGGCTATCTGCTCGGCGCGCGCCTGAACGTCAGCCTTCCGGGTCTGGACCGCGAGACCGCGCAGGCGATCGTCGACGGCGCGCATGCGAACTGCCCCTATTCGAAGGCGACTCGCGGCAACATCGCTGTCGATATTACTCTCGTATAATCGACCGACGCGGACCGGGGTGCGATACGCGCTCCGGTCTCGCCCTTTTTGCCCGGAAAGACCCCGATGATCGAAGCCACGCCCCTCCCCGCCGATCCGTCGCGGCGTCTTTTCCTGGGCACGGCCTCGGGCTTGCTCGCCGCCGCGCCCTTCGTCTCGATCCCCGCGGCCTTCGCGCAGCCGGGCAGCGCGAGCTTCGGCGCGATCCGGCAGGTGGACGCCGGCACCCTCTCGATCGGCTATGCCGAAGCCGGCCCCGCAAGCGGCCGCCCGGTCATCCTGCTCCACGGCTGGCCTTATGACATCCACACCTATGTCGACGTCGCGCCGATCCTCGCCGCGGCCGGCTACCGCGTGATCGTCCCCTATCTGCGCGGCTACGGCACGACGCGTTTCCTGTCGCAGGCGACGCAGCGCAACGGCCAGCAGGCGGTCCTCGGAACCGACGTCATCGCGCTGATGGACGCGCTCCATATCGAGCGCGCGATTATCGGCGGCTGCGACTGGGGTGCACGCACCGCGAACATCGTCGCGGCGCTCTGGCCCGAACGCTGCGAGGCGCTGGTATCGGTCAGCGGCTATCTGATCGGCAGCCAGGCGGCGAACAAGGCGCCGCTGCCGCCGAAGGCCGAACTCGCCTGGTGGTATCAATTCTACTTCGCGACCGAGCGCGGCCGCGAAGGCTATGCCGCGAACACCCACGATTTCGCGCGGCTGATCTGGCAGACGGCCTCGCCGCAATGGCAGTTCGACGACGCGACCTTCGAACGCTCGGCCAAGGCGCTTGACAACCCCGACCATGTCGCGATCACGATCAGCAACTACCGCTGGCGGCTCGGCCTCGACCGCGGCGAAGCGCAATATGATGCGCTCGAAACCAGGCTCGCGGCCATGCCCGTCATTACGGTGCCGACGATCACGCTCGAAGGCGACGCCAATGGCGCGCCGCACCCGAACCCGGCCGACTATGCGAAGAAATATACGGGCCGCTACGAACACCGGACGGTCACCGGCGGCATCGGGCACAACCTGCCGCAGGAAGCGCCGCACGCCTTCGCCAAGGCGATTCTCGACCTCGCAAACGCATAAAGGCAAGCGCCCGGAAGGATCGCAAAACCCCCGGAGATCGCGCAAGAACAGAATCTGCGCGACGATGCTTGTTTTCGCCCCGGCACGCTGGTAGAGGCGCCGCTCGTTGCCGCTTTAGCTCAGTTGGTAGAGCACATCATTCGTAATGATGGGGTCACAGGTTCGAGTCCTGTAAGCGGCACCATTTCCCTATTCGCCAACGGCCGGGAATGGTTGCAAAAACCCCGAAAATCTGCGAAAAACTAAGTCGGAACAGTCGCCAATGTGCGCGACTGGTCGCCGACAATCGCATGCCGCAGGGGGTATGTGTGGGGGTATTTGGCAAACGGGCCATTTGAAATACCCCCAAATTGCCGGTGACGGATTGGGAGATACCCCCAATGGCGTTGACGGTGACGGCGATCAAAGCGGCAAAACCCAAGGCGAAACCGTATAAATTGGCTGACGAAAAGGGTCTGTTCCTGATCGTCTCACCGTCGGGGGGTATGCTGTGGCGCTGGAAATATCGCGTCGATGGCATTGGCGCCGATAGCCAGCCCAAACGGATCGAAAAGACGCTGGCGCTGGGCGCCTACCCCGACGTCGGTTTGCAGGCAGCGCGCGAGCGGCGCGACGCCGCGCGCCAGCAGCTCGCCAGCGGTATCGACCCGGCCGAAAAGAAGCAGCGTGACAAGCGGGCTGCTAAAATTGGCGCCGCCAACACCTTTCACGCCGTGGCGACGAATTTCATCGAAAAATGCCGTCGTGACGGTCTCGCCGA
Coding sequences within:
- a CDS encoding acetyl-CoA C-acyltransferase, whose protein sequence is MQRFAQKIYLAPGLRTPFGRGGGALADHDAISLSVPLVQAMAAKARPDLFVWGTVIPSLGWSNIGREVWLDAKLDPTVPAFSAVLACSTSMIAAFAAAGMLGGSAELALVGGAEVMSNPPIGLKLDVSKRIVKLFRTDPPAAVAALQALTADDLSLPGKGWANRITGRTMGDHMEETAQEWGITREAQDDWSLKSHQRAVAGWENGFFDDLVVPLPEIARDANPRADTSAEKLASLPPAFDKSDKGSLTAGNSSPITDGAAALWVATEAGLGKLPQGTPHAELVDHEIAAVDHHVDGLLMAPSFAIPRLLARHGLRYEDVALWEIHEAFAAQVLANVAALEKPGWTKERAGVDFDFGSFPWDRVNPNGGSVAIGHPFAATGARDLSQAVKELWGKPSGSWAIVSVCADGGHGTVSLLRRP
- a CDS encoding nitronate monooxygenase yields the protein MSLLDRIGIDLPIVQAPMAGVSSPAMAAAVSEAGALGSIAVGATDADGARAMIAEVKARTGRPFNINLFCHRPAVAYAAKESAWIERLRPVFADHDAEPPTALREIYRSFVEDEAMLALLVGEKPRVVSFHFGLPPASAIAALRDAGILLFASATSLAEARAAADEGVDAIVAQGWEAGGHRGMFDPDAPDEQLGTAALTRLLVAAIDLPIIAAGGIMDGRGIAAALELGAAAAQLGTAFVTTDESLADAAYRAALASDAAQHTVMIRAISGRPARGLRNRFAELGEVVPAGDIPDYPIAYDLGKALHAAAKARGEFGYGAQWAGQGAPLIRPMPAAKLVQTLAAELAEARRA
- a CDS encoding 4-oxalocrotonate tautomerase family protein: MPIVTVQVTREGTEPGVYHVTAEQKAAIFKGMSQVLFDVLGKPPEWTWVVFQEVEMEDWGWGGMPVAEYRKRMAQRSG
- a CDS encoding SDR family NAD(P)-dependent oxidoreductase, encoding MIAVYRQLSSNLIEPNFHGLAQERADRPPDATAAFGTGVSIMTTGQKVAVITGASQGIGAALVHAYLDRGYKVVATSRSIQPSTNPDVLTIADDIGDPATGPRVIAAAIEHFGRIDTLINNAGIFVASPFTGYSAQQYADVVSTNLDGFFYITQAALAEMEKQGRGHIASITTSLVDHPLSQVPSVLASLSKGGINAATKSLAIEYAARGIRVNAVSPGIIKTPMHTPETHDFLSALHPVGRMGEISDIVDAVLYLEGAPFVTGEILHVDGGQAAGH
- a CDS encoding organic hydroperoxide resistance protein, giving the protein MSTTIDKTLYTAHTHTTGGRTGAARSNDGRLDIEFAQPGTPGNGTNPEQLFAAGWSACFIGAMGLVAGKLKVQLPADLAVDAEVDLGTNEGGYLLGARLNVSLPGLDRETAQAIVDGAHANCPYSKATRGNIAVDITLV
- a CDS encoding DUF3237 domain-containing protein codes for the protein MTDPHQIPAALRSLSLRPLFAMNVAVGTIHAPGGPRGTEMRVGDVTGGHFSGDRLSGIIQPGGTDWQTLRDDGTILLDARIVLQTEDGASIAMQYEGIRRGHPEVMARLAAGEPVDPADYYFRTMPRFTTAAPRYRWLNDILAVGTGHRLPHGPVYQIFEIL
- a CDS encoding LysR family transcriptional regulator produces the protein MDRIDAMKIFVTAVDEGSLAGAARKLRRSPTAVGRAIASLEMHVGAELLHRTTRSIRLSDAGVRYAEACRRILSELEEADILAGGERTAPRGMLTLTAPPIGGEELLRPILDAFLDEYPMVSAQLLLVDRAVNLVDEGVDIALRVGLLPDSALVATRVGEGVRRVIVASPSYLAEHPPITDPADLASHQIVSLTHFGLQSWSFGESPARTVHFTPRLIVNSVRAAVASAVAGRGLARVYSYHIAEEVKLGRLQVVLADAEPPVQPAHLLTPAGRLSVPKVRAFTDFAAPRLRAAFARLAIDAQAL
- a CDS encoding carboxylesterase family protein codes for the protein MTDPIAFAPPVQIESGAVRGALDGDIVRYLGIPYAAPPVRFELPQPAKPWDGVRDMVDPGPGAPHPVRPFPMIDPTPLIGSGSDGGDGDYLRANIWAPKDAAGAPVMVFIHGGGFVVGSKDAPVHDGSAFARSGIVCVAINYRMGIDGFLPVPGVPTNLGLRDMLFALGWVQRNIGAFGGDAANVTVFGESAGAMAIADLVTSPLAKGLFRRAIIESGHGAMVRDIGIAQRLVKKLAKILRVTPDADGFRTVSNDAAAAAIEKVGKPWAIDLRDADGHEPVFGISRFIPVHGDDVLPEKPIDALRKGAGADVEVLIGSNADEMNLYFVPTGVRKKIGGLLTRWLVGRSLPNAKQALMAYGFKQKDVRPGDALTWALNDFVFRWPARQYAAAHRGRTWMYEFEWQSPACGGELGACHGIELPFVFKTLACATGPDGLAGEAPPEELAERVHDIWAGFGRSGTLPWAEFGNDRQVYQLARGEAVYEPVMPAAEFLPK
- a CDS encoding alpha/beta hydrolase → MIEATPLPADPSRRLFLGTASGLLAAAPFVSIPAAFAQPGSASFGAIRQVDAGTLSIGYAEAGPASGRPVILLHGWPYDIHTYVDVAPILAAAGYRVIVPYLRGYGTTRFLSQATQRNGQQAVLGTDVIALMDALHIERAIIGGCDWGARTANIVAALWPERCEALVSVSGYLIGSQAANKAPLPPKAELAWWYQFYFATERGREGYAANTHDFARLIWQTASPQWQFDDATFERSAKALDNPDHVAITISNYRWRLGLDRGEAQYDALETRLAAMPVITVPTITLEGDANGAPHPNPADYAKKYTGRYEHRTVTGGIGHNLPQEAPHAFAKAILDLANA